One genomic segment of Candidatus Angelobacter sp. includes these proteins:
- a CDS encoding SIR2 family protein, whose amino-acid sequence MTFNYDLVIEESFESAKLWNPVTGYGVTTGGKRGDWSRRWLKSHKANKRGGQSKIQLLKLHGSVNWTLYNNKTIRLKPRPYVVRTKNRNPSFEKISILAPGWNKPIHKNPYKRFWREARLRLEQCKSLVILGYSLPETDLLAKALLAEVVRLRSARGNCLRELHLCDPSDIVKQRFIDLFTPALESRGQVFRYANIQEFADRIKA is encoded by the coding sequence TTGACCTTCAATTACGACCTCGTGATTGAAGAGTCGTTTGAGTCCGCAAAGCTTTGGAATCCGGTCACTGGATATGGTGTGACTACGGGCGGCAAAAGAGGTGATTGGTCTCGTCGTTGGCTCAAGAGTCATAAAGCAAATAAACGCGGCGGACAAAGCAAAATTCAACTCTTGAAATTACACGGCAGCGTCAATTGGACTCTTTACAATAATAAGACCATTCGATTGAAGCCGCGTCCATACGTCGTCCGAACCAAGAATCGCAATCCTTCATTTGAAAAAATCTCGATACTTGCGCCAGGTTGGAACAAGCCGATTCACAAAAATCCTTACAAAAGATTCTGGCGAGAGGCTCGGCTTCGACTCGAACAATGTAAGAGTCTCGTGATCTTAGGATATTCGTTGCCAGAAACTGATTTGTTAGCCAAAGCTTTGCTCGCTGAAGTGGTTCGCCTCCGTAGTGCCCGGGGCAATTGCCTTCGTGAACTGCATCTGTGTGATCCAAGCGATATTGTAAAACAACGCTTCATCGATCTTTTTACCCCGGCACTGGAATCGCGAGGACAAGTTTTTAGGTATGCGAACATCCAAGAGTTTGCCGACCGGATAAAGGCCTGA
- a CDS encoding TIGR00282 family metallophosphoesterase, translating to MKVLFIGDIVGQPGRNAVGKLLPGLREHHALDFVIANGENSAGGSGITPKTADEIFSAGVDVITSGDHLWDQKEVGALLENEKRFLRPLNYPPGTPGQGSAVFEIQNSKSKTQNPVQIAVLNLQGRTFMPALENPFLSGREEVERLRRRTNIIFVDFHAEATSEKIAFARMLDGQVSAVVGTHTHVQTADEQIFPGGTAFLCDAGFTGPHESVLGREIDPVIKRFLTNQPQRFEVAKERVLLQGVVVEVDEASGKAVRIQSISETL from the coding sequence GTGAAGGTCCTTTTTATTGGTGACATCGTGGGGCAACCCGGGCGCAACGCCGTCGGGAAATTGCTGCCCGGACTCCGCGAACACCACGCGCTCGATTTCGTCATCGCCAACGGCGAGAATTCCGCCGGTGGCTCGGGCATCACGCCAAAGACCGCGGATGAAATCTTTTCCGCGGGCGTGGACGTGATTACCAGCGGCGACCATCTCTGGGACCAGAAGGAAGTCGGCGCACTGCTCGAAAACGAAAAGCGTTTTCTCCGACCCCTCAACTATCCGCCTGGCACGCCGGGGCAGGGGAGCGCGGTGTTTGAAATTCAAAATTCAAAATCAAAAACTCAAAACCCGGTTCAGATTGCGGTGCTGAACCTTCAAGGGCGCACGTTCATGCCGGCGCTGGAGAATCCGTTTTTGTCGGGCCGCGAGGAAGTCGAACGCCTGCGGCGGCGGACAAACATCATCTTCGTGGATTTTCATGCCGAGGCGACCTCGGAAAAGATTGCCTTCGCGCGAATGCTGGACGGGCAGGTGAGCGCGGTGGTGGGCACGCACACGCACGTGCAGACGGCGGACGAACAGATTTTTCCGGGTGGCACCGCCTTCCTCTGCGACGCCGGCTTTACCGGCCCGCACGAGAGTGTGCTGGGCCGTGAGATCGACCCGGTCATCAAACGCTTTTTGACGAATCAACCGCAGCGATTTGAAGTGGCGAAGGAACGGGTTCTGTTGCAGGGCGTGGTGGTGGAAGTTGATGAAGCCAGCGGCAAAGCGGTCAGGATTCAGAGCATCTCAGAAACACTATAG
- a CDS encoding DUF3500 domain-containing protein, whose translation MKTTRCLLIPVFLLHLAGYSARAHPADDTRVVVGEMTVAANNLLATLTSEQAAKIIYPLDDKERFNWHFIPRERNGLPFKEMAPEQKHLAHALLSTALSHRGYVKVSTIMSLEQVLRDLEQGKGPVRDPERYFVTIFGKPDANGTWGWRVEGHHLSLNFMIVDGSEISVTPSFLGSNPGEVREGPRKGLRVLGAEEDLARQLVKSLSAEQTGQALYTNTAPREIITGNDRKAHELTPMGISAAKLNKAQNELLWRVIEEYVGRYRPELADQDLKKIEKAGRRKLFFAWAGSIEPKQGHYYRVQGPTFLLEYDNTQNDANHIHAVWRDFEHDFGEDVLREHYDRVPHGK comes from the coding sequence ATGAAAACCACGCGCTGCCTCCTGATTCCTGTCTTTTTGCTGCACCTGGCCGGCTATTCCGCCCGGGCGCATCCGGCTGATGACACCCGCGTCGTCGTCGGGGAAATGACCGTGGCGGCGAACAATCTCCTGGCGACGCTCACCTCCGAACAGGCGGCCAAAATCATTTACCCGTTGGACGACAAGGAGCGGTTCAACTGGCATTTTATTCCGCGCGAGCGCAACGGACTTCCATTCAAGGAAATGGCGCCGGAACAAAAGCACCTCGCGCACGCGCTGTTGAGCACGGCGTTGAGCCATCGCGGTTATGTGAAAGTCTCGACGATCATGAGTCTGGAGCAGGTGCTGCGCGACCTCGAGCAGGGCAAAGGCCCGGTCCGCGACCCGGAGCGTTATTTCGTGACGATTTTCGGCAAGCCGGACGCGAACGGCACCTGGGGTTGGCGGGTTGAAGGGCACCACCTCTCGCTCAACTTCATGATCGTTGATGGCAGTGAGATTTCCGTCACGCCGTCCTTCCTTGGCTCAAATCCCGGCGAAGTCCGGGAAGGACCGCGCAAAGGATTGCGCGTGCTCGGCGCGGAAGAGGACCTGGCGCGGCAACTGGTCAAGTCCTTGAGCGCGGAACAAACAGGGCAGGCCCTCTACACGAACACGGCGCCGCGAGAAATCATCACGGGCAACGACCGGAAGGCGCACGAGTTGACGCCCATGGGCATTTCCGCCGCAAAACTGAACAAGGCGCAAAACGAACTGCTCTGGCGGGTCATCGAAGAATACGTCGGCCGCTATCGTCCGGAGCTCGCGGACCAGGACCTGAAAAAGATCGAGAAGGCCGGAAGGCGGAAGCTTTTTTTCGCGTGGGCGGGCAGCATCGAACCGAAGCAAGGCCATTACTACCGGGTGCAGGGGCCGACATTCCTGTTGGAATACGACAACACCCAAAATGACGCGAACCACATTCACGCCGTCTGGCGCGATTTTGAGCACGATTTTGGCGAAGACGTGTTGCGCGAACATTACGACCGCGTGCCGCACGGCAAATAA